CCGGAGAGCAAAAAACACATGCATTTTATGCAGGGTTTGCTCCGGACATACCCGGAATCACCCCGCTGCTGTCTGCGGTGGATCCCCTGGTTCCGCAGATCTCCTGTGAGGCCTATCATCAGGCCATCCCGGGACCGGTCCCGGCAAAAAAAGGAACGCAAAACAGGGACGTGGACCTGTATGACCGGCTGGTGGCGGGATTTATCAACAAAGACATTGGGTATGAACAAAAAAATATCCGGATCGATGAGTTTGGGTGGCGTAATTTCGGAGATATTTTTGCCGACCATGAAGCGGTGTCTGCGGCCAAAGATCAGTTCTTTGTTTCCCATTACAATAACCAGTATGATGTCATCAAAGGCGCAGTGATTCAATTTATGCGCACGGGTGAACACCAGTGGTTCACCCTGGCAAACCATCTGGCAGATCATGTGGTTGACATTGATATTTATCACACACACAAAGACAAATACCAGTACAACCATGGGATGTTCTGGCACACAGACCATCACCTGGATGCCCATACCTCCTCCCATCGCACCATATCTGCGGCACACAGGCAGTTTAAACCGGATGGAGGCTTTGGCGGCGGACCATCTGCGGAACACAATTATGCCACCGGATTGCTGTATCTTTACTGGATCACGGGCCATCCAAAATACAGACAAGCGGTCAAGGACCTGGCCGGTTATATCATTGCCCTGCTGGAAGGGCCGGATACCTTGTCAGAGACGGTATTTCAGCAGATAAGGCATCTGGCGGTAAAAACAAAGGCCCGGTTTTCAAAACCCGGTCCCCGGATTTTTCAGTTTGACGGTCCCTGCAGAGCCAGTGGCAATGCGTTAAATACCCTGCTGGACGGGTATCTGCTCACATATGATCCCATGTATCTGGATCATGCCCAGGCCCTGATTCTCAGGGCTGTGGATCCGGGAGATGATCTGGAAACCATGGATTTGCTGAATGCGGAAATCCGCTGGTTTTATACCATATTTCTCCAGGCCCTGGGACGGTACCTGGAGATCAAGCAATCTGCAGGCCAGATGGATGAATGGTTTGCCTATGCCAGGAAAGTGCTGCGCCATTATGCCGGGTGGATGGCGGAAAATGAATACCCTTATCTGGAAAAACCGGAAATCCTGGAATTTCCCACAGAAACCTGGGCGGCCCAGGACCTGCGTAAAAGCGATGTGTTTGCCTGGGCGGCATTTTTTTCAAAACCCCCGGAAAAACAGGTCTACCAAGAAAAAAGCCGTTTTTTTTTCTCCCATGCCGTCCATGAATTGAGCCGGTTTGACACCCGGCACTTCACCCGGCCCATGGCCCTGGTCATGTCCAATGGATTGGCATGTCTGGACATGATGCATCCGGATTTTGACACCGACCAAGAAAGTTCATTCCCCAAAACCCCTTATAATGTCGGAAAATTCAAGCAAACAAGGCAATATTCTATGTTTTTGAATCAAATGTTTAAAAACCTGGCCCGGTTTTCTTTTAAAAAAGAATGGCACTGGGTCTCACTACAACTTCAACAGATCATGAAAAGATAATATCCGGATGTCTTACAGCAGAAAAAAACAATGGCTGGCGTTATTGTTCACAGCGGTGGTGATTCTGATCATGGCCGGATCCCTCATGCCCATGGCGGAAATACCGGAGTCTGAAAAAACATGGCAGGAAAAAATAATGTCTATGATTTTCAACCTGATGCATGTTCCCATGTATGGGGTATTGACCCTGGTGTCTCTTTATTATTTTGCGCACATCCGGTTTTCCCGGCGGGCCGGCACAATAGTCACCATTGTGATTGCCATGTCTGTGGGGGTTCTTGTGGAGGTGCTTCAGATGTATGTGCCGGGCCGTTTTGGCAGTTTGTCCGATATCGGGTTGAATGCCGCCGGCATGGCCGGAGGACTGATCTTGTTTTATAAAATTCGTTGCAAATCAGGAGGATAGAGGGTCTTAACCCTTATTTTTTGTTTTTTCAAACACCGGCCATGGGGCATCCATGGCCGGTGTTGTTTTAAGAATGAATTGCCGGATGTAATGAAAAATGATAAACTGCAAGATTGATTATATAAAATATGCGGCGGCAGGATATATGCAGCCCTGTCATGCAACAAACAGGAACAATGGACAAGGATGTCAGTGAATGGAATCAGACACCATAGACAGGGCAAGGGTTCGGGAGATCAATAAACGCCGGACCTTTGCCATTATTTCCCACCCGGATGCCGGGAAAACCACTTTGACCGAAAAACTGCTGCTGTTCGGCGGGGCCATCACCCAGGCCGGTGCCGTGAAATCCAGAAAAACCGACCGGGCCGCGTTGTCCGATTTTCTGTCCATTGAACAGGAACGCGGCATTTCCGTTTCCTCTTCAGTCATGAAGTTTGAATACAAAGGGTATGAGATCAATCTGCTGGACACGCCCGGGCATCAGGATTTTTCCGAAGATACCTACCGGGTGCTCACGGCCGTGGACTGCGCGGTCATGATCATCGACAATGCCAAAGGCGTGGAGCCCCAGACCCGGAAACTCATGGAGGTGTGCCGCATGCGCAACACCCCCATCATCACCTTTATCAACAAACTGGACAGGGAAGGGCTGGATCCGCTGGATATTTTCGAGGATATCGAAGACAAACTCCAGATCGAATGCGTGCCGTTGACATGGCCCATCGGCATGGGCAAGCGGTTTAAAGGGGTGTATAATTTCGAAACCAGAGAACTGGGGATTTTCACTCCGGGATATACGCCCAAAGATGATGACGGTATCATGATTCAGGATTTGTCCGACCCCCGGCTGGATGAACTGATCGCTTCATCCCAGGCGGATCAGCTCAGAGAAGATGTGGAGCTCATCAAAGGGGCATCCGATCCCTTTGACATGTCCTTGTATCTTTCCGGGACCCAGACCCCGGTGTTTTTCGGTTCAGCCATCAACAATTTCGGGGTCAAGGAAATGCTGGATGCGTTTGTGAAAATTGCGCCCCCGCCCGGGATCCGGCCGGCCCAGTCCCGGGATGTCAACCCCATGGAAAGCGATTTCTCAGGGTTTGCCTTTAAGATTCAGGCCAACATGGACCCGGAACACCGGGACCGGATCGCATTTTTCCGCATCTGTTCCGGCAAGTTTGTCAAAGGAATGAAGGTGAAGCATCACCGCATCGGAAAAGAGATCCGCCTGTCCAATGCCACCATGTTCATGGCCCAGGAACGCAGCCATGTGGAAGAAGCCTATCCCGGTGACATTATCGGGATCCACAATCACGGCACCATCAAGATCGGGGATACGTTCACCACCAAAGAGCCGTTGACATTTTTAGGGATTCCCAGTTTTGCGCCCGAGCATTTCCGGCGGGTCCTGCTCAAGGATCCCCTCAAGACCAAGTCGTTGAACAAGGGATTGACCCAGCTGGCTGAAGAAGGTACCATCCAGGTGTTCCGGCCGTTGATGGGAAACATGCACGTGATCGGAGCCGTGGGCGTGCTGCAGTTTGACGTGACCATGGCCCGGCTGAAAGCGGAATACAATGTCAATGCCGGGTATGAATCCATTGACCTGTCCGTGGCCAGATGGGTTACCTGCGAGGATGAAAAAATGCTGAAACTTTTCCGGCAGAAAAACGAGTCCAGCCTTGCCCTGGATGCGGAAGGGTGCCTGACGTTCATGACCACCAGCGAATATCAGCTGGGATTTGTCATGGAAGAATGGCCGGACATCCAATTTCACAAGACCCGGGAACACAATATCCAATCTTCTGGCTTTTGAAAGGAATATCCCTGATGACGGCACACCGAATCCATAATTTCAATGCCGGCCCGTCTGCATTGCCGTTGCCGGTTCTGGAAAAAATCCAGGCTTCGTTTTTGAATTTCAATGACTCCGGCATGTCCATCACTGAAATCAGTCACCGCTCCGCAAAGTTCGATGCTGTTCTCAATGGCGCCATTGACCGGGTGCGCCGGCTGCTGTCACTGAATTCTGACGATCATGTGCTCTTTATTCAGGGCGGAGCGTCGCTGCAGTTTGCCATGGTGCCCATGAATTTTTTAGGCCCAAACGATACCGCAGACTACATCAACACCGGGACCTGGTCTGCTAAAGCCATCAAAGAAGCACGGATTCAGGGGAAAACCATTCAGGTGATCGCGTCTTCCGAAGACCAGAATTTTT
Above is a window of Desulfotignum balticum DSM 7044 DNA encoding:
- a CDS encoding VanZ family protein: MSYSRKKQWLALLFTAVVILIMAGSLMPMAEIPESEKTWQEKIMSMIFNLMHVPMYGVLTLVSLYYFAHIRFSRRAGTIVTIVIAMSVGVLVEVLQMYVPGRFGSLSDIGLNAAGMAGGLILFYKIRCKSGG
- a CDS encoding peptide chain release factor 3; its protein translation is MESDTIDRARVREINKRRTFAIISHPDAGKTTLTEKLLLFGGAITQAGAVKSRKTDRAALSDFLSIEQERGISVSSSVMKFEYKGYEINLLDTPGHQDFSEDTYRVLTAVDCAVMIIDNAKGVEPQTRKLMEVCRMRNTPIITFINKLDREGLDPLDIFEDIEDKLQIECVPLTWPIGMGKRFKGVYNFETRELGIFTPGYTPKDDDGIMIQDLSDPRLDELIASSQADQLREDVELIKGASDPFDMSLYLSGTQTPVFFGSAINNFGVKEMLDAFVKIAPPPGIRPAQSRDVNPMESDFSGFAFKIQANMDPEHRDRIAFFRICSGKFVKGMKVKHHRIGKEIRLSNATMFMAQERSHVEEAYPGDIIGIHNHGTIKIGDTFTTKEPLTFLGIPSFAPEHFRRVLLKDPLKTKSLNKGLTQLAEEGTIQVFRPLMGNMHVIGAVGVLQFDVTMARLKAEYNVNAGYESIDLSVARWVTCEDEKMLKLFRQKNESSLALDAEGCLTFMTTSEYQLGFVMEEWPDIQFHKTREHNIQSSGF